In Mustela nigripes isolate SB6536 chromosome 9, MUSNIG.SB6536, whole genome shotgun sequence, the sequence ggggaagggaaatCAAAACATAGCCTTACCCTCTCTTGTTTGAAATCTGCAAAAGCACCATCTGCATATTTCTGCTTGCTCAAaagctgtttcctcctctcctgaCGTTTGGCACGCTTCTGGAATTCCTCATTGTGAACGTTCAAGTGTGAGGTCAGCTCCGCTGTGCTTTGCAGTTTGCTATCACAGTGCTTACACTGGTAGGCGGGGCTCTGCAGGCGGGGGCCGCCGCCCAGGATGACGAAGTCCCTCTTGAGGTCCCGGCTGTGGTGGTCGGTGTAGTGCATGCACAGCAGCTCGGCCGTGCTGAAGGACAGCTTGAAGCACCTGACGCAGCGGAACGGGAGCCACTCGGTCTCCGCAGCTTCACTTCCCTCCACCTCGGCCTTCTCGAagctgcctctctcctcctcttccatcAGCACCGGCTTCTCATGCTCGTCCGCGTAGACGGCCGTGAAGTAGCCGCCCAGCTTGCTGGCGTGCTGCTTCTTCGGGAACACCCCCGGGTGGCGCTTCATGTAGTGGGACACGATGCCCTTCTTGCTGAAGGACTGGAAGGAGCACAGCGAGCACTTTTTCTTCTCCACGGCCCGCCGCAGCTCCTCGCTGAGTTGTGGGGAGTCGTCCTTGGGCGGGGACGGGATGATCACCTTGTTGGGCTTGTCGCTGATGGTCCGGGAGGCGGCCAGGCAGTGGGTATAGTAGGCGTCGATGTCGTGGCGCTTCTGGTAGTGGGCCGCCAGCCCCTTGCGGATGGGGTTGGTGTAGGCGCATAGGGCGCACTTGAAGAGGTTGTTCTTGCCCTCCGGCTGGGCGCGGACGTTGTTGTGCTTGATGCGGTAGTGCCTGGCGATGCCCTTCCTCGTGGAGCAGAAGTACTTGCAGAGCTGACACCGGAACACAGTGTGGGAGACCAGGTGCGAGGCGGAGAAGTGCGACGTGGACATGGGCTCCTCTCCCATGTCCTCCTCGGCAGCGGATACCTGGGAGGGGCTCACTTCTGTGGTCATCTCGGGCTCCAGGGAGACCGGCAGCTTCGGGGGCGACGGAGAAAAGACATCGAATTCGGGCTGATTGTGGTACTTCTCGTAGTGGATCTTGAGCTTCTCCAGGGTGCCGTGCGTGTAGGGACACAGTTTGCAACGGTAGGCGCCATAGCCTTGCTTGAAGATTCTGCTCGTCTCCTCCACGTCGTTCTGCGCTATGTCCGCGGACTGCTCCACATCGTGCACGAAGTCCTCGGCGGTCACCTTGATGGCCGGGTGGCGCTTCTGGTAGTGTGTCAGGACGCCATGGATGCGGGTGTTGATGTAGGGGCAGTGTCTGCATTTGTAGACAGCGCCGGGGTTGATGTCGATGTCCTGGGCAAAGTCGGCTGCCTTCACCTTCATGCCGGGGTGCTTCTTCCCGTAGTGGGTGAGCAGGCCATGCAGGTTGTTGTACTCAGACTGGCAAACTGTGCACTGGTACGGGGTGGACGAGATGGCCGGGTTGGCGGAGGCCAGCTGGATGCTCTTCTCTGGGGAGAGCCTCGCATCATCTGGGCACTCTGCATCCTGCTCGGGGAGTGGAGTGGGCAAGCTGTTCTCGCAATTCACGGGACCCACCAGCTCTTCGGCGGAGGGGGGTAGGGGATTCTCGATGGCATCTTTCTCCTTGATGATATCCAGCAGCACCGATTCATCACCATTCATGGCCCAGGGATGGAATGCCTGGTAGTGATTGGTGATGTCCCAGATGGACATGGCCTCAAAGACACAGTCTCTGCATCGGTAGGTTTTGGCTTCCGTGGGCAGcgcgagggagggaggggacgggTCTGGCCCAGCCCAGAGTTTGGTAGCCATGTAAGTGTAGTCAACATAATGCTCTGGATGCCTCCTCTGGTAATGCAGGAGCAGACCATTGGGCTCTGTGTGTGAATAGATACACCACTCGCAGTGGTAGCCAGCTTCTATCAAGCCATCAAGGAACGCCCACCGCATGATGGACGTGACTGTGGCCTTCAAGGCAGGGTGATCTTTCTTGATATGCTTCCTCAGTGCATAGAAGTAGGGGGAGGTATACGAGCACTGCCTACACTTGAGCGCTCGAAGTTTCGCTTTGTCCCGCTCCGCGCTGGAGGGGGCCATGAGCACACAGCTGGCAGGCTTCTTCTGGTTCCGGTCACAGAGGCTTCGGATGGTGGCCGTGTGCTGCCGGATCACATCTGCATTGGCCTTGAAGTCTCGGTGCTTCTTCTGATAGTGAATGAGGACACCCTTGACTGTCCGGTTCCCGTAATCACAGTGCTGGCAAAAGAACATCTCGTTCTCCACAGGAGGGCCATCTCGCTCAGAGCTGCTGCGGTTCAGCTGTTGCATGGGGGCGGGTGGCCGAGGGGAGCCTTGAGGCCCCTCAGACCCCCTCATCATTGCAGCTGTGGGAGGAGCCTGTCTGATATATTTGGCAGTGACCTTTATTTCTGGGTGTCTTTTCTGGTAGTGGACAAGCACTCCCACAACTGACCGATTGCTGTACGAACAGTGTTTGCAGTAGTAAAGCTCAGTACTGAGGTCTGGTGgcgggggttgtggggggggtggggaacccATGTTGGACATTTTGGGAGACATTGGAGCACCCACCTCAAATGATAATTGAGAAAGGGCAGAGCCCCTGTCCACAGACACCATTCGCATGGTTTTCTGGATCCTAAAGTAGGAAGCCTTTTCTTCCGGGTGTTTCTTCTGATAATGAACCAAGACAGAATGCATGTTGGGGCTTGCAAATGAGCAAACGTCACAATCGTAAACAACAACAGTGTTAACTGAGGGGTCCTTCTGATTTTCACATTCTGGAGTATAGGTCTTTGAAGGagtgtttttattaaatgtaGCCGGCAGACCGCCACCGCGAGCCACGGGAGTGGAAGTTGCCATGCTTTTGGGGGCTGAATTCAGAATCTCCCTCAGCGTCTGGGATTCCGTATTCAGCCCTTCCTGCTGCTCCACGACATAGCTGGAAAATATCATCGCGTTGTTGATCTTGACCGTGGGATGCATTCTTTGGTAATGTGGCATCAGGCTTCGGACGTTCGGGCTCGTGTAGGAACAAAATCGACAGCGGTAGATCAGGTCCGAATGGTCGAAGTTGAGTACATTCATGGCTTCTGGGTGGTGTTCACCGTAATGCTGCTGCAGGTCTTCAAAGTTGGTGTAGTCAATGTAGCATTCCAGGCACCTGTACACGGCACTGTGGTCGTTGGGGTCCAAGATGTACCGAAAGCTGAACTTGATATAAGGGTGCATCCGTTGGTAGTGGGTGCTGACGCTCCGGGCCGATTTGTTGTTAAAGTCACAGTGTTTGCAATAATAAAGCCGTCCAGAGTCACCAAAGTCTGTGTTCTCGTTATTGTGCTCTGTCCCATAGATGGGAGTCTGGGTGTTCAGCAGAGCAGTACTGGAAACCTGGTGGTCTTTCATGTTCGCCGAGGAGCCATAGTAATCCTCTTCGTCTTCGGAAAGGGTGAGCTCAATTTCCGCCCCATTGGTGGCATTGTAGTCGTGGGCGACGCTTCTGAAGCTGGGCTCCTTTTGGGGCTCGCCGGCGTCTCTCGCCCAGATCTGCTGGGCCGAGAAGGATGTGGACACCTCCATGACCGGCTCTGTGGGCTCTTCCTCCCTGTCCAACTCAACCTCTATCTCCACTTcattgtcttcctcttcctcctcgtcGTCCTCCACGTTGATCACCGCGTCCTCCTGCTGCTTTGTCTGGTTGATTTTGCTCTGGAGGTTGCTTGCGATCTCGTCGATCCTCGTTCTCTTCTTCACGGGCGACAGATCGAGGGGAAAGTCGTTGGCGAGCTTCCTAGAGGCCTTAGCTACAAAATTGTTCTTGGAGGACAACCCAAGAATTGAGGTCTGACTTTTCTTCACAGTGTTGCTGGAAGAGGGGTGGCTGTCTGTCTCGCTCTCCAACGGCAGGCTTGAGGGCTGCCCCTCGAATTTTGGCAAGTTGTCGCAGAACGAGTGCTTGTGCTGCTGATGGACCCGTAGCCCTTTCAGAGTCGTGGTGGAGTAATTACACATGGTGCATTTGTAAGGGTGCAGGGGTGGGCCTGGCACGGGCGGCTGGGGCGGCTGCACCGGCGGGGGCTGGGGCTGCGGCTGGGCTGGCACCTGGTGGGGCGGCTGTAGCTGCGGTGGCTGCGGCTGGGACGGCGGTGGGGGTGGCGGTGGCGGCGGGGGCGGTGGCTGTTGCTGCTGCAGGGGATCCAACAGGACCCCCGGCTTTCTGCCATTGATGCTCGAGCTCTCATAAGACACAACACCTTCGTTCAGGGAAGCAGAAAGGCTCTCGCTCTGGGAATTCACAGCATCCCAATCTGACGTTGTACCCGTGTGACACTGCTTGTGAGCCCCAAGCTTCAACGAGCTCTTGCAAGTAAATGGACATTCGTCACATTTGTAGACAGCGGTCTTTCCGGACAAATGGATGTTTTCTATGTGACGGGAGATGCTACGTCGATGCATAgtgaggaagggacagaaggggCACTGGAACCTATTCATGAACCTTCTAAACGGAATCCCCTTGGTCTCCAGCAACTTGTTGCCGTCCGAGCTCATCAGCTGCTCTGCAGATATGCCTGACGTCTGGTGATCCATGGCATTCAAGCCGTTCTCGCTATCTAGCTCGTTCAACTCTTCATCAGAACTGGAGTCATTCAGCATGCTGTTGGTTTCCAGGTCAGCAGAGGAATTGGTCATGTCAGCCATGCCATAACGCGATCTCTCCGCCAAGTTAACGAGGCCAGAGTTGTGAGGGGACTTCGGCTTCATCTGAGGGTAAGACACGGATGGAAACTTGGAAGCAGACGAAGAATTGGGTCTCATGATGGAGTTACTGATGGAGCCCCGGAAGTTGGAGACGTTGGCGCTGGGCATCTCCCGGCTTGCAGCATTCATGGACAGATAGGTGGAGTTGGAAGTGGGGCTGGGGGCGCTTTTGTTCTGCACATCGGGGACGTTAGTCCCTTCTTGCTGCTGGCGGAGGCTGGAAAGGATCTTGACCATGCTGCGATGCTTCTTCATCATGTGGTCACACCAGCGCTCCCGGCGGGGGGTCTGGTAGCTGCACCACTCACAGCAAAAGTTGCCTCGAGACTTGGTCAAAGGCTTGACCATGGACTCTAAGATGCTGCGCTCCACGACCTCTGCTGGCAGTTCCTTGCAGGGGTCCTGCAGGGACATGGGTGGGACCACAGGGTCTGGTAttggagcaggggcagggaggggagcagtgGTCTCCTTCAAATTGTTTTTGTGATACATCTTCTGGTGCTTAATTATTCTCGCCCTCCTCGGTGACTTATATGTGCAAAACTGGCAAGAGAAGACCTTTCCAAATCCCTCATGCATCATGATATTATAATTTAAGGATCCTGGAACAGGGGGGCCCGCCGAACTCCCTTCAGCTTGAGCTCCGTGGACCTTCCTTGTGTGTTCGATGAGGAGATTTTTTGACCTGAAGTAGCGTACGCAGAACTTGCATTGAAAAAACTTGTTTGTTGGTTTGGGATTAGGGGCAATATGCTGACCGTAATATCCTGGACTGTGGCCATAGTAGCTTCCGGTCCCCAATGCAGTTGCATTTTGACCTAAAAAGAAAGCATGAGGTAAGTgagaacagaaaagcaaacaaaagagaattaagaaatttCATCATgcaaatcaatttttcttttcaactgttCTTCATTAATAAACATCGCATTCGAAAGTCCTAATAACATCTCCAGATGAGGCCCTGAAGAGTATTAATGAAGCATTAATGAACACACACATAGCGCTTCTCACAGATGAAAATGCAGCGTTCAGCTTTAGAGACGATACTCACCTCATCCCCACTAACGTGCCCTAGGGCTATAAAAAGATGCATTTCCCATACTGCGACATTAATCCCAGAATTCTGCAAGGTACTATCCTGTTCTCCAAATTGAAAGGAAACTAAGAGACATAAAGGAAGCTGAAAGGACAATAACATAGGACACTCAAGTAGAGAAACGTGACGCCCTAATTGCAAAGACGGCTCGCAGAGAGCAAGAACTCTGAAGAAGCCACATGTGCCAAAACCCATGGCTACAGGCTAAAACTAGAGGGGCGCCATGAAACAGATCAGATACGCCCAGAATCAGCAAAGATTTACCTGATAAATCCTCTGCGATCGCAAATTCGTCCTTTATCGAAGAATACTCCACCTCTGTCTGATTACTGGCATTCATGGACCCGGATCGTGGCTCATTAGCATTGTCTTCAGCAACGTCAGTTGGCTGCAGAAATGCTGTGTGGACATCCTGGATGTGTGCCTTGAGATCTTCGTAGGATGGGGCTCGGAAGTCACAGCCATCACACTGTAGCACCTCCATGATCTGGGCCTACCTTCTCACATTAGGAACCTGTGACAGAATTCAGAATACAGTGTCTGAAGAACTGTACTAGCTGAATATCCCAAGTCGATGGGACTACAAGTCCATTAACAGAAACATTTCTAGTATCAGCAGATCTTTCACTGAACTTTGCCAGTTGGAATGTCCACCAAAGAAATGCAACCAGACATAACAGGGATAGCGTCCTTGAGATCCAAATATCAAAAAAGTGTAGGGGGGGGCCCAGATAAACATTTTCCACTTTGATATAAATACGTCTTCAAATGCCATTGGTCAAGGAAACCCTTAACAGTCAAGAGTTTTAGTAGTTTCTGAATTTCTTGACTGATTTCAAATTTCTTGTCAAGTCAATATTGACTTTGATTCTGGCTTGGACCCCCTTTTTTGGGAACTAGAACCTTCTCAGAAGTAAAGAGGATGTCTGTacagaaaaaaggacaaatttcAATCTTCATTAGCTGTTCTAATATTAGAACATTGATGTTTCATCCCCAAATGGTGAAACAGTATTGAATTTTGGGTGGTGGTAGAGAGAGCTTTTATTCTACCTTTTGTTATTCTAATACCTTAACTGATACTGGGGTATgcctctttccccctttccccagtTTAgttgtgtgtgcgcatgcacatgtgtgtatgcgTTTCATAATCTAAATGGTTATTTTGCTGTCTACTATCTACCAATTACAACCTAACAGCTTCTCCAACTAACTAGgtcaaaaattgttttttctcatGAGATTCTCCATCCACCAACTTCAGATGACAATCCAGTTTCTAGTTTAGAGTTGTACCTTGAAGCCTCGGTTTATATCAAGGTAACAAACAGTTTTGAAGAGGGGCTTCTAAGCTGAAACTCCTTTCCTATGTCTCTCCTTGACAAATGTGCAGTGTGTACTTGCCCACAAAAAGCTGCAAACCTGGGGCAGAATAAAGCAAAACTTGCCCAGCTACCTTCACTCTGTCTTCGCTgggtgacagagagacacagatagCTTCCTACTGACTCAACAGAGAGGCTCACcattaagcaattaaaaatgtattagaagGTGTAGTCTGTCCCATCGTAATACATATCTTGAGCTGAGATACCCGGTTATTATCTTAATCAGTGAGTTACTTCATGGAGCTCACGGCAAACTCTACTGAGTCACTGCAATCTAGAACCCCAGATGTCCAAGAACTAAAGCCTTCGCCAGATATTCCTAGACTTCTACTGTACTGCAACTTTCGCTACTTTTAGGGCAAAAGGTAAATTGTTTCTGCAGGAGGAACAAAGTCCAGCGATGTGTCAAATGTAGAGAAAGGAGCCATTGCGGGCGGATTTTCTATGAAAGAATGCTCCTGCTGATAGCCTGCTAAAATAACTTCTGGCAAGTCCAGCTCTGGACAGACTGAGCTTGCAGAGTGAGACACAGATATTTACCTCCTCTTCTTTCACCCAGCAATCTATCCTTTTTCAATAAACACTGAACGGTGCACCAGAGTCTTTTCAGCTAAGTCTCAACATTCGAGATACACAAGCTTTTATGCCTAAGCGCCAACCCAAATTGTGTGGAAGAGGTTGCTATCAGCTCTGGATCAAATTACAGCCGTCACTGAggccccaccccacttctccttTCGCACAGTCCATTAGACCTGAAAACAAATTTTTCCATGGTGCAGACGACTCCTGCATTTAGAACACTTCACAGAAAAAAGCAGACCATCCAGTGTGCACTCCCCATCCCCCAAGCCTAGCCCTTTCATCTCAGCCAAACAAGCCACAGCTCTGCTGAATGTGTTTATCACACTTTCAAGAGATATGAGCTCCTGCGTCACCGAAGCTCTAAGACTCACTAAGCTGCCCTAGTCCTCTGAGCTTCAGGAGCGGCCATTTTAGCTCGGAGCTTCTCTTCCGTGCACAACATGGCTTCTCTGGGATTCTGCTAGGCTGACAATCAGAAATGAGCAGTAGAAGAACAGGCTGGGCTCCTCCTATGCTCTTCTGCTCCCAACAAAGAATGAACTGTTTGCACTGCTTTCGGAAAAGCAGCACCTTTCTCCTCCTCAAATGTCATTCACCAAGATCTCCGAAGGTTCTTTTATCCCATGATTGATAAGCTTGTTCGTTAGTCCCAGCAGAGCTGACTGGTGATGGCAGGACGATCCTGGACCAGACTCTGTTCTACAGCAGGAtttgggggtgggctgggggggaCCTCCAGAATGCCTTGGCTTCTTGGGAGTCGTCCTTCCACACACAGAAGACATACCATCCGACTCTGCTTGCCAGATTCCAAAGTCTAATGACCTTTGTTAATCACCAGCCAGTCTGTCTGCATCAGCAGACCCTGCCAACAGACACACCCTTCAACACAAAGGCTGTAGCTATTCCTTTTAAAAGAGGTTCTCTGAAAGCTCCATTGTGTAGCCcgagaggaaaacaaaatctcttcCCTTCAAAACTTCAAGCCTTTAGAAATAACGCAACAAAAGGCTTTCTGCTGTGTGTCTTTTGGAAATTTTGAGCCCGGTTTGCacaacatcaacaaaaatgaTGGTTCTGCACAAGGAAAGCAGGGCACCTTCAGCACTAAGTCATCCACCCAGACATGAAATTCATCTCGCTGTGCGGTTCTCTAATATCTTGGTGTCTTCGGAAGCTGTTATCAAGGATTCTAACTTCACTGGATGCAAACACAAACCAACAGTCTCCTTGTTCTGCTACAAAGGAGATTaaagggtcatgagatcaggggggaaaaaaaaaacccactgattTGGAAAAAGAAGAGATGATGAAAGTGATTTCCTAATGGGTTCTAGCTTTAATGTTGTTGCAGTCTCTACCTCAAAAATAGCTCAGAGCCTTAGAAGAGGTTAATCTCCAGGCTGCTGAGAACCAGCGTCAGGTACAGCTGAACGGCCTTCAATTTGATGTCTGCACCAAGCCCCGAGAGGAGGACGGAGCCTCCTTTGAAAGCCATTTTGCCTTTGTGTACACATTTGTCCTGAAGACGCTGACAGAAGAAGAAAACGGAAATTTCCAGCATGGCCTAAacaatcaaagaaacagaaacccaaTGTGTTTATGAGACTGAGGATGCACACACGTGCACGGAGTGAGAgcgggaggagaagaaaggaatgggGGAGGACGGGAGACAAAGAAAGCCGGACCCGAGGAGGACCCATCCATCAACCAGAGTATGTTTTCACAGCAGATGGTAATCCTCTGAGAAACCCACAAccaggaaaaagaggagaaacgcgctctgctgcttctctgactGCTTCATCCGCCCAGAAAGAGCAGCAACCCTCAAAGACTCAGCTAGACACTGACGTGCTCCAAAATGATGATTTAAAGCTAAAAGCCTTGACCTCCTATCTActttacttcatttaaaaatactgtcatAATGAGATTAGCaatacccccctccccaccactgacCCAATCAGCAAAAtcaaaagcagaagaggaagctTCAAACTAActaaaaagaaatgctatttcAGAAGGTCATGGGCTAAGTCTACAAATCAAACAAGCACCCCCATctcctactccccccccccaccccgggcagtATTCCCAGGCCCCTCAAGGTCAAATAGGCATCGAGGACTGGACTCTAAACACCACCCACGAAGGGACCTGCTCTGTGAGTATGGATTCTTCTCTAATACTCCAACGCCGAACGTGATCAGTCCTCCTGACACACATGAAACCCCCAGAGCATTCGAATTATTCACTGCTCTTCAGTATCATTTATTCCCCATTGCTGGTGtgttccatttccatttctagcTTGGGGATTTCCAAAGGTGGGGGTCTGGATGAGAAATCCTAACTCCAATTCTCCACATCTGACACACTCTTGAAGACATAGTTAAAGAGAACCCAGAGAGATCTCATTCAAGATCGGGAATGTACACGTGTGAATGGGGAAAGGGGGATGATGGGCACAGGCTGCTCCCTCGTCTACACCAGCTGCACCCCCACGTTTCTGTGACCAGGATCCCCGGGAGCCATCATGGCTCGGTGAAGGTGAAAGAAGGCGATCCACAGCTTCACGCCCCGTTCTTCTTCCATTCATGGCCCAGATGTACCTGGAGAGGGGGAGGCACTCTGGATGGTTCACGGTGTTCTTACCACCAGGCCACCATCAGCCCTCTCGCCCAGGGCAGCTTGGCGAACGCTGTTCCCCAGACTTGTATAAACATGGTCTTCAAGTCAAAGTCCCAACGGTCTCCAGGAAGTGCCCGAATTAAAACACACAGACCTTGCCTGGATCGAACCTGTTCTCGGCCTGAAGGCCGCAGACCAGAAATAAAGTGGTGAGGCGCCACGGCCACAGGGATTCAGCAGCAACTAATTATAACCTTCAAAGCCTTGGAGAAATAGAACCAGAAACACCATAAGGTGCTTTTCCTCTGTCCACTCTAGAAACCTAGTTTCATTTATCAGGCACTGAGCTCCCCAGTTCT encodes:
- the ZNF462 gene encoding zinc finger protein 462 isoform X1 yields the protein MEVLQCDGCDFRAPSYEDLKAHIQDVHTAFLQPTDVAEDNANEPRSGSMNASNQTEVEYSSIKDEFAIAEDLSGQNATALGTGSYYGHSPGYYGQHIAPNPKPTNKFFQCKFCVRYFRSKNLLIEHTRKVHGAQAEGSSAGPPVPGSLNYNIMMHEGFGKVFSCQFCTYKSPRRARIIKHQKMYHKNNLKETTAPLPAPAPIPDPVVPPMSLQDPCKELPAEVVERSILESMVKPLTKSRGNFCCEWCSYQTPRRERWCDHMMKKHRSMVKILSSLRQQQEGTNVPDVQNKSAPSPTSNSTYLSMNAASREMPSANVSNFRGSISNSIMRPNSSSASKFPSVSYPQMKPKSPHNSGLVNLAERSRYGMADMTNSSADLETNSMLNDSSSDEELNELDSENGLNAMDHQTSGISAEQLMSSDGNKLLETKGIPFRRFMNRFQCPFCPFLTMHRRSISRHIENIHLSGKTAVYKCDECPFTCKSSLKLGAHKQCHTGTTSDWDAVNSQSESLSASLNEGVVSYESSSINGRKPGVLLDPLQQQQPPPPPPPPPPPPSQPQPPQLQPPHQVPAQPQPQPPPVQPPQPPVPGPPLHPYKCTMCNYSTTTLKGLRVHQQHKHSFCDNLPKFEGQPSSLPLESETDSHPSSSNTVKKSQTSILGLSSKNNFVAKASRKLANDFPLDLSPVKKRTRIDEIASNLQSKINQTKQQEDAVINVEDDEEEEEDNEVEIEVELDREEEPTEPVMEVSTSFSAQQIWARDAGEPQKEPSFRSVAHDYNATNGAEIELTLSEDEEDYYGSSANMKDHQVSSTALLNTQTPIYGTEHNNENTDFGDSGRLYYCKHCDFNNKSARSVSTHYQRMHPYIKFSFRYILDPNDHSAVYRCLECYIDYTNFEDLQQHYGEHHPEAMNVLNFDHSDLIYRCRFCSYTSPNVRSLMPHYQRMHPTVKINNAMIFSSYVVEQQEGLNTESQTLREILNSAPKSMATSTPVARGGGLPATFNKNTPSKTYTPECENQKDPSVNTVVVYDCDVCSFASPNMHSVLVHYQKKHPEEKASYFRIQKTMRMVSVDRGSALSQLSFEVGAPMSPKMSNMGSPPPPQPPPPDLSTELYYCKHCSYSNRSVVGVLVHYQKRHPEIKVTAKYIRQAPPTAAMMRGSEGPQGSPRPPAPMQQLNRSSSERDGPPVENEMFFCQHCDYGNRTVKGVLIHYQKKHRDFKANADVIRQHTATIRSLCDRNQKKPASCVLMAPSSAERDKAKLRALKCRQCSYTSPYFYALRKHIKKDHPALKATVTSIMRWAFLDGLIEAGYHCEWCIYSHTEPNGLLLHYQRRHPEHYVDYTYMATKLWAGPDPSPPSLALPTEAKTYRCRDCVFEAMSIWDITNHYQAFHPWAMNGDESVLLDIIKEKDAIENPLPPSAEELVGPVNCENSLPTPLPEQDAECPDDARLSPEKSIQLASANPAISSTPYQCTVCQSEYNNLHGLLTHYGKKHPGMKVKAADFAQDIDINPGAVYKCRHCPYINTRIHGVLTHYQKRHPAIKVTAEDFVHDVEQSADIAQNDVEETSRIFKQGYGAYRCKLCPYTHGTLEKLKIHYEKYHNQPEFDVFSPSPPKLPVSLEPEMTTEVSPSQVSAAEEDMGEEPMSTSHFSASHLVSHTVFRCQLCKYFCSTRKGIARHYRIKHNNVRAQPEGKNNLFKCALCAYTNPIRKGLAAHYQKRHDIDAYYTHCLAASRTISDKPNKVIIPSPPKDDSPQLSEELRRAVEKKKCSLCSFQSFSKKGIVSHYMKRHPGVFPKKQHASKLGGYFTAVYADEHEKPVLMEEEERGSFEKAEVEGSEAAETEWLPFRCVRCFKLSFSTAELLCMHYTDHHSRDLKRDFVILGGGPRLQSPAYQCKHCDSKLQSTAELTSHLNVHNEEFQKRAKRQERRKQLLSKQKYADGAFADFKQERPFGHLEEVPKIKERKVVGYKCKFCVEVHPTLRAICNHLRKHVQYGSVPAVSAAVKQEAEDPSHLFLDGLEVAKDASGTLVDRVDGEHCLLDGMLEDETRPGGYHCSQCDRVLMSMQGLRSHERSHLALAMFTREDKYSCQYCSFVSAFRHNLDRHMQTHHGHHKPFRCKLCSFKSSYNSRLKTHILKAHAGEHAYKCSWCSFSTMTISQLKEHSLKVHGKALTLPRPRIVSLLSSHAHHSSQKATPAEEVEDSNDSSYSEPPDVQQQLNHYQSAALARNNSRVSPVPLSGAAGGAEQKTEAVLHCEFCEFSSGYIQSIRRHYRDKHGGKKLFKCKDCSFYTGFKSAFTMHVEAGHSAVPEEGPKDLRCPLCLYHTKYKRNMIDHIVLHREERVVPIEVCRSKLSKYLQGVVFRCDKCTFTCSSDESLQQHIEKHNELKPYKCQLCYYETKHTEELDSHLRDEHKVSRNFELVGRVNLDQLEQMKEKMESSSSEDEDKEEEMSSKADDRDLMRFSDHGAAINTEKRFPCEFCGRAFSQGSEWERHVLRHGMALNDTKQVSREEIHLKESVEDSIKMPSIEEKEDDEAIGIDFSLKSETVAICVVAADKSLLENTEAKNE